The Coffea arabica cultivar ET-39 chromosome 8e, Coffea Arabica ET-39 HiFi, whole genome shotgun sequence genome window below encodes:
- the LOC113703991 gene encoding uncharacterized protein isoform X2 has product MDCFVILFGFLKENFVLALIFLPPPRTACNLRWREAAANSKSSCSKPLFSSQILTLNSRSLSYLLGCVGLSGTRVTPPSFLGQHKGVACWQGATEGNSTTTKWLLLISTARAKIKYVIPASFSLQLKNASSDPELNFGRKLLNTEKLIFKTDKLESLDDQGGLYVLVSVMPEGVVAIPGAKERKYIIFNIVCDELFFGIPHKAWYVAILVLLCLVIAFLIPSFLPPYLLLKNQESRGAKDS; this is encoded by the exons ATGGACtgttttgtaattttatttggCTTCTTAAAGGAGAATTTTGTCCTTGCGCTAATTTTCCTTCCACCGCCCAGAACTGCCTGTAATCTCCGCTGGAGAGAAGCAGCGGCAAACTCCAAATCAAGCTGCAGCAAACCCTTATTCTCTTCTCAAATACTCACACTTAACTCGAGATCTTTGTCATATTTGCTAGGATGTGTTGGACTCAGTGGCACTAGGGTTACTCCACCAAGCTTTCTG GGCCAACACAAAGGTGTTGCATGTTGGCAAGGAGCTACTGAAGGAAACTCTACCACTACAAAGTGGCTCCTGCTTATATCAACTGCAAGGGCTAAGATCAAATATGTG ATACCGGCTAGTTTCTCTTTACAACTTAAAAACGCAAGTTCTGATCCGGAGCTGAACTTTGGAAGGAAATTGCTGAATACAGAGAAGTTAATTTTCAAAACTGACAAGCTGGAATCGCTGGATGACCAG GGTGGATTATATGTTTTAGTGAGTGTGATGCCTGAGGGAGTTGTTGCCATACCAGgagcaaaagagagaaagtACATCATATTTAATATAG TTTGTGATGAACTATTTTTTGGCATTCCTCACAAGGCCTGGTATGTGGCGATATTGGTATTGCTTTGCTTGGTTATTGCATTCCTGATCCCATCTTTTCTCCCACCATACCTTCTATTGAAGAATCAAGAGTCACGTGGAGCTAAAGATTCATAG
- the LOC113703991 gene encoding uncharacterized protein isoform X1 — MDCFVILFGFLKENFVLALIFLPPPRTACNLRWREAAANSKSSCSKPLFSSQILTLNSRSLSYLLGCVGLSGTRVTPPSFLLKLRGQADFHRFKMSCPSSLQHFCLFLLILAVPAFSQSSVANTKVLHVGKELLKETLPLQSGSCLYQLQGLRSNMWYEVKISYPASIPASFSLQLKNASSDPELNFGRKLLNTEKLIFKTDKLESLDDQGGLYVLVSVMPEGVVAIPGAKERKYIIFNIVCDELFFGIPHKAWYVAILVLLCLVIAFLIPSFLPPYLLLKNQESRGAKDS; from the exons ATGGACtgttttgtaattttatttggCTTCTTAAAGGAGAATTTTGTCCTTGCGCTAATTTTCCTTCCACCGCCCAGAACTGCCTGTAATCTCCGCTGGAGAGAAGCAGCGGCAAACTCCAAATCAAGCTGCAGCAAACCCTTATTCTCTTCTCAAATACTCACACTTAACTCGAGATCTTTGTCATATTTGCTAGGATGTGTTGGACTCAGTGGCACTAGGGTTACTCCACCAAGCTTTCTG TTAAAACTTCGAGGCCAGGCAGATTTTCATCGCTTCAAAATGAGTTGTCCATCAAGCCTACAGCATTTTTGCCTTTTTCTGCTCATTCTTGCTGTCCCAGCATTCAGTCAGAGCAGTGT GGCCAACACAAAGGTGTTGCATGTTGGCAAGGAGCTACTGAAGGAAACTCTACCACTACAAAGTGGCTCCTGCTTATATCAACTGCAAGGGCTAAGATCAAATATGTGGTATGAAGTGAAGATATCATATCCCGCTTCT ATACCGGCTAGTTTCTCTTTACAACTTAAAAACGCAAGTTCTGATCCGGAGCTGAACTTTGGAAGGAAATTGCTGAATACAGAGAAGTTAATTTTCAAAACTGACAAGCTGGAATCGCTGGATGACCAG GGTGGATTATATGTTTTAGTGAGTGTGATGCCTGAGGGAGTTGTTGCCATACCAGgagcaaaagagagaaagtACATCATATTTAATATAG TTTGTGATGAACTATTTTTTGGCATTCCTCACAAGGCCTGGTATGTGGCGATATTGGTATTGCTTTGCTTGGTTATTGCATTCCTGATCCCATCTTTTCTCCCACCATACCTTCTATTGAAGAATCAAGAGTCACGTGGAGCTAAAGATTCATAG
- the LOC113703991 gene encoding uncharacterized protein isoform X3, with protein sequence MDCFVILFGFLKENFVLALIFLPPPRTACNLRWREAAANSKSSCSKPLFSSQILTLNSRSLSYLLGCVGLSGTRVTPPSFLLKLRGQADFHRFKMSCPSSLQHFCLFLLILAVPAFSQSSVANTKVLHVGKELLKETLPLQSGSCLYQLQGLRSNMWYEVKISYPASIPASFSLQLKNASSDPELNFGRKLLNTEKLIFKTDKLESLDDQFVMNYFLAFLTRPGMWRYWYCFAWLLHS encoded by the exons ATGGACtgttttgtaattttatttggCTTCTTAAAGGAGAATTTTGTCCTTGCGCTAATTTTCCTTCCACCGCCCAGAACTGCCTGTAATCTCCGCTGGAGAGAAGCAGCGGCAAACTCCAAATCAAGCTGCAGCAAACCCTTATTCTCTTCTCAAATACTCACACTTAACTCGAGATCTTTGTCATATTTGCTAGGATGTGTTGGACTCAGTGGCACTAGGGTTACTCCACCAAGCTTTCTG TTAAAACTTCGAGGCCAGGCAGATTTTCATCGCTTCAAAATGAGTTGTCCATCAAGCCTACAGCATTTTTGCCTTTTTCTGCTCATTCTTGCTGTCCCAGCATTCAGTCAGAGCAGTGT GGCCAACACAAAGGTGTTGCATGTTGGCAAGGAGCTACTGAAGGAAACTCTACCACTACAAAGTGGCTCCTGCTTATATCAACTGCAAGGGCTAAGATCAAATATGTGGTATGAAGTGAAGATATCATATCCCGCTTCT ATACCGGCTAGTTTCTCTTTACAACTTAAAAACGCAAGTTCTGATCCGGAGCTGAACTTTGGAAGGAAATTGCTGAATACAGAGAAGTTAATTTTCAAAACTGACAAGCTGGAATCGCTGGATGACCAG TTTGTGATGAACTATTTTTTGGCATTCCTCACAAGGCCTGGTATGTGGCGATATTGGTATTGCTTTGCTTGGTTATTGCATTCCTGA